attcaaaatcttcatcactTAGACTAATTCATTGTTGGTGAAATTCTTTATGGAAAGGAGTAGAGTTTTTGCTTTAGACATtgagtttaaactttaaaaaaaaaagttcaattttttttatcatcaataaTGTAAGATGACAAAGTAAACTAAAATGTCTACATGGTTGGTAGTGTAGTGCTAACTAAGACTTCTGTTATTCCTATTTACAAATATTTTGGGGGTCAAAGGTTCCATAAAAAAAACGATAAGgactaaaaccattttacacGATCAGTGTATCTACATTAaacttttatatatttcatacaaattagagattgttttcataagttattttgtAAAGCTTGCAAAAATAAACTAGAAACAACTAATTGTCATGTCATAAGCTTTTTTATTCATTGATCTTCAACAATTTAAAGTGTGTGTTTATGTGTTGACCGTCCATATGACTTTCATTGCACGTCAAAGTAAAAGCTAAATTGTGTAACTTCATTGTAATGGTGCATTATTTCTACCATAGCTCCAAACTTTACATTGCTCtaggatgacaatttgactaATATCCAGTGGATACCCACAAAAAATACCCATATTAGATAGGGTAAAAATCCGCATTTTGAATACGGacacgggtatgggtgcgggtacaggtaccttagtacccaccccacCCCATacccatataatatatatttatttatattattaaataataatatatgtatatcaatcttaaaaaaatacaacacttttaaattattacacatttttactaaaaatgattatttataacataatgcaAATATAATTtgaatatgtcaaaaaaaatataaattttagcATGAAATTAgtcttaattttgtttataatttttaataataaacattaaaatctttGTTGTTGTccttaattttatcaaaataatatgataCTTTAGAAttgattgatttgtttttagcaaaagtgcgggtaacgggtacgggtactTAGATACCCATAGGATATGGGCATGAGCACAAAGATATAGGGATGAGTAcaagtattttttcaaactgcgggtatgaggatgagtactatagtaccctacccgtaccctacccattgtcatccctaactGCTCTTCTTACAAATCCAGATTTAGAATGCAAAAATATTTGATCTCAATACCTTATGATAAAATTAGTTTATCATCAAAACCCAAAAATGGTCATTTTCAATATGGGAATAAACTAGAATACAAGTTTGTAATAGCCTAACCAGCCGATACACAATCAAGAGGAGTGACCATAAACACATAAGTTTAAAACGCTACATGTTAGCTACAGTGTACAATATTAAAGCTTGAAATTTTTCAGCTCATTAAATTGTCAACAcgaggtttggtctagtggtgagaaatttagatagtatgcatgaggtcctAGGTTCCATCCTCATTGccaacattgtaaaccaaaaaaaaaaaattgttaacacAGTGAGTAGCCAACGAGAATGAAATCCCTTCACAGCAAAGACATtccaattgtaaaaaaaaaaaaaaagaatttcaaGCACTCGACCAAATAACCAAACAAAGAAGTGGGATATTTGATGCATATATCAACACCTCACTGATATTCTCAATTTTCGCCCAAGTCAAAAGGAAAAGGGAAAGTTGGAGCAAAGGAGATTATAATAGATTCAGACAACAAATCCATTTAACCAAACCAGTTTAATTAGGAAGTCTTCAAGAATTTAGTCTGCGCAAATGAAATCCTATAACAACATGCACAACAGAAGAAACGTGCAAAGGAGAATTGCAATTTTGCAGtaattacattaaataaataaactgtgATGACAGCTAAACAAATGTAGAGTTAAGCAGAAACACACACAAACCAGAAACGCCTAAACTAGAATCACTAGTACAGAAACAGCAAAAATGTACAGCAATTGCAGATTATGCAGAAACGCTACCAGAAAACATGCAGCAGAAGAAGCAACGCAATTGACAGAAATACATGACACCAGAAAACACAATATGTGCAGAAACGAGTGTAATACAGAATGCAACAACTAGCAGCCGGAAATAACAGTATCacagaaataaaattttagcAGCAAGAATAAAATGCAAGAATGAGAGATGGAAATGAAACACAGGAATTTACGAGGTACGGGCAATGTGACCAACAACTTCGGGTGAGAGCAGCTTCATTGTCAATCAAAGAACCTGATAAAGATTAAAGATGGATTCTTCCCATGTTTATGTTCAAGATGAACAAGAACAGAGAACCCAAACTTTCTAATACTCTAAACCCTTGATCCCTCACTCTGATTTTCTCTCAAAAGTGGAGTCTCCagtctttctttttcttctcactCAATGCTATTCCTTTCCAATTTCTGATCCAACTTGTTTTAACCAAGTCAGTGAAAGGAAAAAAACTTATTCCCCTTTTTATCTCATAAGCCCGAGAGACTAAAGGAAGACTAGCACCCCACAAGAGAACATGTGAAACTGCCCCAATAAAGATATTTGGAGGCACTCTTCACATTAGCCATGATATTCAACAATATCATCAGATTTGGATCTTCTCCTAATTTTCAATAACACATGGTTttatcacacacacacactcacatacacagagagggagagggagagggagagggagagggagatagagagagagagagagagagagagagagagagagagatttttGTTAAATATAATTATCAGTGCCTATAAGAACTAAGAAGTCATCATAGGTTCTTGGGTACATAAAAGTTATGATTTTTTCTCTCCATCAGGATAATATATCTTGTTATTGAAGAATAGAAGATCCAAACATATAAATTTCACGtgcataataatattttaacaaaacaCTGCACTGGCAAGGAAACACTGGCACCTTTTTAACACTTGTAGTATAGTGGCATTTAGGATGAATTCTTGGCAAATACTCAAATGTCAGACCACTTGACACTAGGAAGTAGCCTAAACTTAGCGGTTTACGGGCATACTTTAACGTGCTATAGTGAATATCTAACCTTGAATTGAATGACAAAAATTCCAGCATCGATGGTCAATGTCAAGGATGTCTACTTGATATTATATAATAGACTTTATAGCTAAActtattattgaaattattgaaaTAAGTAATATAATTCATTCACTGAATTTCAAGATCTGCcattaattagtttattatttGCTGTAACAACGTTGCTCCTGTGACAAATATCTAACATCGAATGAAAAATTCCAGCATCGATGGTTGGTTAATGTCTAGTTGTCTACTTAATATCAACTAACATAGGTATttaaattgtaccaaaaaaaaaaaaacatagttatTTAAATTGTTAACATAACTCTCATGATTCCATGATCTGCTAATAATAGCTCATTATTTTGTCGTAACAAACATTGCTATGTGATAATTAACAAACAACAAAAGCAGCATTTATCATATAACAACATTTCATCCCAAATCATTGAATTCAGTAATTGTTATTTCTTGTACAATGCCACTTCTACAAAAATGGGGAAGAGTTAAAAGTTATAACCCGTTCTTGAACCTATCAAGTTTCAAGATATAAATACCCTGATTAATTTTTCTCTGGTTATTACAATCCATTAAATTAAGATTCAGTGAGTAGGATTCAGCAAGCTGACAACTGGACTTAAAATTCATATCTAAATCTCAGTTTGCATGTTGGAAGACTATGACAGTGAAACTAGTTGAGACTATATAGCTCTCAAGAACAACATAGCCTGCCCCAACTTGAAGCTCCTTAAACTAAAAGACAGTGTTAGCTTTTTAAGATATATATATgcaattgttgttgttgttgttttagaATAAGTATGTGTATTCTATACAAACCAATCCATCAAAATGAGCGCCTAGCTACAATGTTACAACTAACAACTCAAATTTGCAAATTAAGATTAATATGTAGTTTCTGAGTTGAAATCCCTTTACTCCGGCTGCATTGCTAAAAATTTGGATCAAAGAATTCTTCTTATTTTGAATATGATAAATTTAACTACCAAAACTGTTAAGCTAAGTACGGCTTAGTTATGCACACGATCCAATTTGACATCCAGTTTTCTAGAAACACAAATATAAACACCCTAAATATAATGCACTAGCCTGTGAGAGCAACTACTCACAACCTAatccaacatatttttcaaaaacagaACAATAACGAATATGTTTCCATACAGACACAAACAATCACATGTAACCAAAGCATTCAATCAAGTGCAATAACTCCATTttctatattataatataaactgCAACATAAAATCACGAGGTTCATAATGCAAtagcagaagaagaaaaaatgttcCCTAAATCAAAAACATAAGCACTATGATCCAAACAATCCCAGCACTTAAACACATTCCTAAAATATAACAAGCAGCGAAAACAGAGTGTAAATCAAGAAACAAGCATACGCTATCAATCCACGATGTTCATCACCACCATCAGTAAGAGAAACCACCAAACCAGTCGAAGCCCTCGTTGCCCACAACACGAAAATGGCCGCAATGGCGAGTCCAAAGAAACCTCCCTGTGGAAGAAAAAGCGACAGTGCAGAGAAAATCACCACTGGCAACATAGAATAACCAACAACACTGGTACAAGTATGTAGATCCAAATTCCCAGTTCGACCAGCCAGCATATTGAAAACAACGTATAAGAAGATCGAAGAAACAACGATCCAACCTAAAATCACACCGAATTGAATTTTTCCAGCGAGTAATTGGAAGAGACAAAAAGCCATGTAGAGAAGAATAGGACCAGATAGATCAGCGTCTTTGTGCACAGTGTGATTCACACGAAACGGATTAAGAACCGATCTGATTTTGCTCCAGATTTGTTCAGGATGGATACCGAGTTCATCGAGAAGAGGCTCTTCATCGTCGAAATTAGCGGAACCACCGCCCATTCCAGGACCGGAGTAAATTGGACCGGAGGAAGTTGATACGGCGGCGGAACCTATGTCGAATGACATGAAAGGGATTCCGGAGTTAGGTTGGAATGGCGGTGTTGGTACACGGCGGTTTTGAAGATTTTGAGCGGCGATATTGGGGTTTCCGGCGGATGCGAAAGATACAGGTGGGACTTTGAATTCTTTCTCCATGATTTTGAGATCTGATTGAAGGGAATTGAATCTGTggtgaaattagggttttgagaaagTTTAAATTGAATCTAGGGTTTGTTTTGTGTTGTGTTCGTAGAGAGTGTgttgagttttgatttttgtggtTTGTGTGTGAAGGAACGCTTTACTTTTTGATCTCTTACTTATTATTGCTTTGAAGCTTCCATTGTCAACGAAAAATAGAAAGGGACGAGGCCAAGAGATTACAATTCTAGTtctctatttatatttttctacataattttaaaattaatttctatattttaaaattattcggTTTTAATCCATCCATCATATTTAGAAGGACTaaagtttgaagaaaaattttAGAGTGACTAAAGCTCGggagaaatttttataataatgaaagttgatatatttaaagagactaaaaatatatttaatgctacaatatatagaatttaatttatatacaccgtcagtctaaagttattttgtacatgcgttcaataatataccgacacatcatgcatggtaattaaaaactcatgatgtgtcatattcattaaatgatgtggcaacgcgtcattgaatgtatgtgtaaaaaaaattacaccgacggtgcacaacaattaaactccaATATATAAACATACCATAAATGAGAATAGTAAAATAATACGATTTATCGTAAAATACTTGCAATTAACTTTGTATGTATCAAATATTCAAAATTACCAAAGTTTCTGGCTTAGCTTGCAACTCAAAATGTTAAAAGTGGATCCttaatatgaaaaattatttttttttaataaaatcatcctcgatttaaattttaaataacataaaaaattaatcatcattttaactaacataaaaaatattcacattctattaaataataacaaaatagtATTTTCTAAAGCAAAGACAACAATCAAGTCTTCGTATTACTTGTTCTCAAGGAACTATTAATATGAGTTCAttgagaacaaaaaaaaattaatccattaaatcttttttataattCCAATTTACTAATATTATTATCCTATAAGATCAAACCATCCCTCAATTCcacccaaaaaataaataaaaaatattactgcCTTATAATATTTTTGGAGTCCCTCATTTTTAAGCTACCTATAATACGTGGCACATGCATATGGGTCTGCCCTGATAATGATATCGTACCTTTTTAATCtactcaaattatttttatgcgACATGAGTTATTATGTATAAGGAATAAACATATGCATAAACAAATATCCACCATCAAATTGAATCTAACAAATCTCCAAACACACCATTTCCCACCCACAAATCAACAACAGCAACCTCTGAACGTCATCAGGTTACTtcgtagttagttttaaactaaaatcatgtcaaaaccatttttgttgtggaatgatttcacattagatgtacttaatcatgccaaaaccatttttaccgtggaatggtttcagagggttgtaatccaaaaccattttgctgtgaaATAGTTTTGCgtgttatttatgcatggtgcataaggaattCGTTTGtgcaccataaccactcccTTTTTATGCTATTCACTTTGTCACATCAAGGTTCTTCaacgataaaaaaaattgctttcaCCATCAGTTAAATCTGGTTGATGATCAGTTCTGTCATTAAGTGGTTTCCGCCTCCTttcgatcgcagttgcagggAATCGAACCGTAATCCTTCATACCAAGCTCAACGCCAATTACCACTGAACCAtctaaaaattgataaaaaaatttttTTACGGAAACTAAAAATTGATAATAAGAAACAAGTTTATCATTGTATGTAATGTAACACTTAAATACCCTCATTGAAGATAGTCAAAATGgtctataatctataattatCATCTCCTCAACCGAAGGATTATACATTTACATTTATACCCTAGTcctaaatttgttttttttttaaatgttacataattgaaaataagcgtaaatatattttctaaaaagaaTGGGACTAGGAGTTGTGAATTCGTATATCATGGTGTTCGTGAAATCAAATACTCATCAtcattttcaaaaaagaaaaaaaattattatctattttattcCATTACATTACATGGTGGAAAGAATCAAACACCAGCTATAAGGGTGTGAAAGTGTGATTGATTGTGGAGAGAAaatgaaaagagagaaatgTGCGAGGAAGAGTGCAAGAAGAGATAAATATGCAAGAAATAAAGTAGatttgatgtgttgattgatataagagaaagagaagtagagaagagagaaatattgATTTGATAGAAAGTTACTAAACTATCCTTGCatagaaaaatacaaataattaattaatgattttttatacaaaaatattattatttaaattgctattttataattaaatcaaGTACActgtttcaaaataaaatcatgtaatacataatttttttaatgccTAATATATGCGAActttttcataaaaaacaaGTTACTTTTTAGATTGTTTTTAGAGGATATAGATTACCTGCAGTCacctctctctatctctcttcacaagtgtttttttaatattttttgggaCAAAACAATCTAAGGGTGAATAATGGATTGAAAACAAATTCAATGGTTGATGGAGTTTTGACTGCACCGACTGCACGCATTTATGAATGTACTGAATCCTGGTCCGTTTTTAGAACATAACTATGCAAGTGATACGAAAAGCAACGTGAGATAGGCAATAATGGAAATAGCAACCCATCACCTCCTTTCTTCGCAGATGTGAGGAGAATTAAAAAGTAGATGGGGTCTTGTTCGATAATCTCCGCTCTTTCCCACAAATTTTAGTCTCTCTTATGTGTTTCTCTTGTCTTCTAAACGAGAGAAAAAAGATATTTCTTCACAATCTCTCCGGTCTCTCTCGCAACAAATTCTCTCATAACAAACAAAGGGTAAGGGAGATTAGACTCTCTAGCTTATGCCcatgtgagtttagctcagttagTATGAATATCGCATGTATTATGTAGAAGTCGGAATTCAAACCtcagacaatttttttattcacttttgAGATGAAATTGCTGGCCACTAAGccactaaataaataaaaatctacAGTTTATTTCTAACACAGAAGcttgtttttcatgtatttatCATTATCATGGCACATGTTAATAGTGATCATCTCGTGTTTAATGATGCTGTAACtccctctatttttttttggaccaAATGATGTTGTAACTTTTAAGGTTGTCTCACATGTATTGTACGTATGTATTTATTTTGAGCATGCTTAATGTCCTCCGTAAAAAAACACATTATTTCATAGTGATATCGCATTAGTTCGTATTTTTAGCTCGTATTTTCTTTTAGGCATGCTTAATGTCCTCcgtaaaaaacaaatcaatcgCACTAATAAACACAGCACACAACACATTATTTCACAGTGATATCACATTAGTTGAAATTCGAACTCCGAACATTctacttataatttttaaggTGTAATGTTTGGCCATTAAACTATTTGATTATAAAAACACATAATTTCATAGtgtatattaataaaattcagTTTTTCTTACAATACTTAAATTGCATTTGTAATAATATGCATTTTAAAACTATATccttaaaatatatttctttttttacaatacaAGAGTGCTTCATTAGATGCTATGGAGGCAAACCAATGAGTCATTacatcatattaattttttgacacagttctttttttaaaataaaataaaatttacaatgGAGCAGAATATCGAATCAAtaacctcatgcatactatccaaatctCTTACTACTAAACTAAACCTAAtgatttttttacaaaaagctCCATCATCGTTACtaaaatgcaaatacaaatatGGAAGGGaagactttattttattttttttaaatgcaaCCATAAGATTTTCATATGCTCTTGGTCAATACTCCATAACAATATAGATTTTATtccttcaaaagaaaaaaaaaggagttgttttaaacactttttttaataaaaaaaaaaaactcaaaaagatcttatatataaaagaaaaatcaaatagaTTTTATTCATTTGGgtcaaaaaatatattccaAAAGTagcttttataaaatatattagttaGTCAAAAAGAACATTTTAAGAAATTTCATTACTTTCCTTTATCTTTtcgataaataataataatatataaaaaaatcataagatTTTTATAAGGATAATATTTCAAATCTTTTGTGAAGTATCATAACGACTTCAAATGCGacaaaatgttaaaaattgaCAATAATAATGTCGGTGTGTGACATTGTCTGTATATGTAGGCATTTGATGTATTCTCACAAATTCGAGAatcaaaataatcaaacaactaatacataatttttttttttataaaatgtagcccataaaaaaaaatctttttatttttataagaagtTTCTTTTAGTCAACAAATTCAATCTAAAATACCATGAATGATTAATACAATACTAATACATGCATAGGTGATGGTTACTTGTTTCTTATACCAACAAAATAGTGTAAGAAATTAACCAAACTTCCACCAAGCAACATGTGTTCGTCCTAACTCCTATGACCAATTGTACATTGCTTAAGGTCATGTTCATTGTTGTAACAAATTTCACGTTTTTTTATAGTATACATGCATTGTCAACATGTTTCATTCCTTAATCTTAGCATTTGTGTTACACTTGAtacttaattttaaaacataaacaagattgaatatataaaagtaaataaaattctTATAGCATAAACTAGTATAACAAATTCAATGTAAAACgaacacataaaaatatattgaagaaAATCCAATAGATCATTACATCCATATTcagaaatttaaataaaaaaacacatagaAGACACGATAAAACAAATCACTACATAGCtcacaattttattaatttaaaaaaaaaaaaaaaaaagactcctAGTTGgatcatgatgatgatgcttCTTAACTCTAATTGTTGGAATTGGTAGCATTTTTGCTTGAACTTGGAGCATTGGTTTTTGAGTTACTAGCACCAGCATTTGAGAGCTTTTGCTTAAGTTGAGACAAAAGCTCTTGATTCTCTTGATTCAGAATTTGAGCTTTCTTTCTTAGCTCTTGATTTTCTTTCATTATGCGACAATTTTCAAGGTACAACTCTGCATTCATTTTTTCCATCACTATGAAATGAAAGATGAAATAATTTTCACAAactgaaaaaaatatttggtatGAGAACAAATAAGAAATGTGCCTATTTATAATTATTCACCATATCGTGAAAAACGTGTATCATTGAGTATaattggaaggaaaaaaaataataaggaaagATCATCATTGAAAAAACTAACAGCAAAAATAAAACCGTAGAAGATATACGAGGATGGTTTTTTTAGTGGTttcaaatatacaatttttttttactttaccaaaaaaaaaagaaaaatatatatacaactttttcttttggtccttaatgttttattttaattcttgTAAATTTATTGATATTGAAATTGTCCCTATAATATAtagaatatttgattttaatcctTCTAAATATATTGCAGTGATTTAcgagaaaataaatattacaaatataatgtagcaaaaaaaaattacaaagataAATTTCAATATGAGATCTTAAAAGgcgaaatataaaaataatataaaaaaaacggTTATTCATAAATTGGCTTTCTCTACGACAATCAATGGTATCATTTATACTAGTTATTATTCTCAAGTCGTCAAGATAAGAGGGATACTTTCGAAGAAACCATcttatttcaaataatttcacATACTGGAAAATTTTCTTCATGATTACAATATTCAACGACCGATAAACACAAAAAACGATATACTCATCACTATTACATATAATCTATACCTCACCCATCTGCCACCCCATAGCCCTATTAGCTAGTGCGACAAAATTTTAAACCACAACCACTCGGTCCGTCCTCAACCTCtaacatcattttttttctgtCTAGTATTCTAGTGGCTAAACGCACATACTATAAGTGTGGAGAGATGTAAaattcggggttcgaacctcgaccCCTTCAATAATGTCCCTAGTACGTA
This genomic interval from Trifolium pratense cultivar HEN17-A07 linkage group LG6, ARS_RC_1.1, whole genome shotgun sequence contains the following:
- the LOC123890396 gene encoding protein YIPF5 homolog: MEKEFKVPPVSFASAGNPNIAAQNLQNRRVPTPPFQPNSGIPFMSFDIGSAAVSTSSGPIYSGPGMGGGSANFDDEEPLLDELGIHPEQIWSKIRSVLNPFRVNHTVHKDADLSGPILLYMAFCLFQLLAGKIQFGVILGWIVVSSIFLYVVFNMLAGRTGNLDLHTCTSVVGYSMLPVVIFSALSLFLPQGGFFGLAIAAIFVLWATRASTGLVVSLTDGGDEHRGLIAYACFLIYTLFSLLVIF